From a single Cygnus atratus isolate AKBS03 ecotype Queensland, Australia chromosome 10, CAtr_DNAZoo_HiC_assembly, whole genome shotgun sequence genomic region:
- the PTPDC1 gene encoding protein tyrosine phosphatase domain-containing protein 1 isoform X5 has protein sequence MARPSTELIEKYNIIEQFERCGIKTIINLQRPGEHASCGNPLEQESGFTYLPEAFMEAGIYFYNFGWKDYGVASLTTILDMVKVMAFALQEGRVAVHCHAGLGRTGVLVACYLVFATRMTADQAILFVRAKRPNSIQTRGQLLCIREFTQFLIPLRNVFACCEPKAHTVTLSQYLTRQRHLLHGYESRHLKHVPKLIHLVCKLLLDLAENRQVIEAELLDIPDLSAEIEKTVSQLVSAQLDRELARQDSDTSDSSHAHSATFETQDCLFSLAHECDPLWKRRNVDCLQPLTHVKRRLSYSESDLRRTEFLLEQAETAWTVPAQILRCNKLKQNSGEECSATDDQKPQLDLNKEALVRNTCTIWSQTKFNLDGRKDGSSVHHRRNSTKEVQRSRTFSSGLSSIHTSRETRTPRQNFANEISHRKERMTNMYSRKVYVSEDSDSSSSSKVNFSIGCESQGSKDLSEAIPHIVLQSELSLEGRRVLAAKALANINEFLEEDEVKQKVEMWQKELNSRDGAWDKICTERDPFILCSLMWSWIEQLKEPIISKDDIDMLAKNSIESQDALNLLRKEQCQTILCVLHCVVNLQMLPADVEEALLARAIKAFTKTSFDSENGPYVYNTLKKVFKQTLEEKRKRLKEGTENPS, from the exons ATGGCTCGACCCTCAACAGAATTAATTGAAAAGTACAACATTATTGAGCAGTTTGAAAG ATGTGGCATAAAAACCATAATTAACCTTCAGCGTCCTGGGGAGCATGCGAGCTGTGGGAATCCATTGGAACAAGAAAGTGGTTTCACTTACCTTCCTGAAGCTTTCATGGAGGCTGGAA tttatttttataattttggaTGGAAGGATTATGGAGTGGCATCTCTCACTACTATACTTGATATGGTAAAAGTCATGGCTTTTGCGTTGCAGGAAGGAAGGGTAGCTGTTCACTGTCATGCAGGACTGGGTCGGACAG GTGTTCTAGTAGCTTGCTACTTAGTTTTTGCAACAAGAATGACAGCTGATCAAGCAATTCTTTTTGTCAGAGCAAAAAGGCCTAATTCTATTCAGACTAGAGGGCAGTTACTATGCATCAGAGAATTCACTCAGTTTTTGATTCCTCTGAGAAATGTGTTTGCATGCTGCGAGCCCAAGGCACACACGGTGACACTGTCCCAATACCTGACCCGCCAAAGACATCTGCTCCATGGTTACGAGAGCAGGCATCTCAAACACGTGCCAAAACTCATTCATCTAGTTTGCAAACTGTTGCTAGACTTGGCAGAAAATAGACAAGTGATAGAAGCAGAACTGTTAGATATACCAGATCTCTCAGCTGAAATTGAAAAGACTGTTTCTCAGCTGGTGTCTGCACAGCTAGATAGAGAACTGGCAAGGCAAGACAGTGACACGTCGGACTCCTCCCACGCCCACTCGGCCACCTTTGAGACCCAGGATTGTCTTTTCTCCCTGGCACATGAATGTGATCctctttggaaaagaaggaacGTTGACTGCCTTCAGCCTCTCACTCATGTGAAAAGGCGTCTTAGCTATAGCGAGTCAGATTTAAGGAGAACCGAGTTCCTCTTAGAACAAGCAGAAACTGCGTGGACTGTACCTGCTCAGATATTACGGTGCAACAAACTTAAGCAGAACAGTGGGGAGGAGTGTTCTGCCACAGACGACCAAAAGCCACAGCTGGATTTAAACAAAGAAGCATTAGTGCGTAATACATGTACGATTTGGAGTCAAACTAAATTTAATTTGGATGGGCGAAAAGATGGATCTTCAGTTCATCATAGAAGGAACTCTACCAAAGAAGTACAACGCAGCAGAACTTTTTCTTCAGGTCTATCATCTATCCACACTTCCAGGGAAACTAGAACACCAAGGCAAAATTTTGCCAATGAGATCAGTCACAGAAAAGAACGCATGACTAATATGTACAGCAGAAAAGTCTACGTCTCCGAGGACTCtgattcttcttcttcttctaaagTGAACTTTTCCATTGGATGCGAAAGCCAAGGTAGCAAAGATCTGTCAGAGGCAATTCCACACATTGTTCTGCAGTCAGAATTAAGTTTAGAAGGCCGAAGAGTTTTGGCAGCAAAAGCACttgcaaatataaatgaatttcTGGAAGAGGATGAAGTGAAGCAGAAGGTAGAAATGTGGCag aaagaaCTGAATTCTCGAGATGGAGCTTGGGATAAAATATGTACTGAGAGAGATCCTTTCATCCTCTGTAGCTTGATGTGGTCCTGGATTGAGCAACTGAAAGAACCTATTATATCCAAAGATGATATTGACATGTTGGCAAAAAATTCCATAGAATCACAAGATGCACTTAACTTACTGAGAAAG GAACAGTGTCAGACTATCCTTTGTGTTTTACACTGTGTGGTGAACTTGCAAATGCTACCAGCTGATGTGGAGGAGGCCTTACTTGCTCGTGCTATTAAAGCTTTCACTAAG ACAAGCTTCGATTCCGAAAATGGACCCTATGTTTACAATACcttgaaaaaagtatttaaacaaacactggaagaaaaaagaaaaaggcttaaggaaggaacagaaaatccCTCCTAA